Proteins encoded by one window of Chryseobacterium foetidum:
- a CDS encoding T9SS type A sorting domain-containing protein, with protein sequence MRKILLLIIFTGSFLGFSNQLKAQLREPSSVSQKSDDGILTAYPNPAKDFLMVKAKDANLKIKNVTFYSIMGTQVASYNINANKGEINIGNLRPGKYMIRYILSDNTQKVTQIVKQ encoded by the coding sequence ATGAGAAAAATTTTACTTTTAATTATATTCACAGGCAGCTTTTTAGGGTTTTCAAATCAATTGAAAGCTCAACTGAGAGAGCCTTCCTCCGTATCTCAAAAATCTGATGACGGAATTTTGACGGCATATCCAAATCCGGCAAAAGACTTTTTGATGGTAAAAGCCAAGGATGCCAACTTAAAAATCAAAAACGTTACTTTTTACTCGATTATGGGAACACAGGTTGCCAGCTATAATATTAATGCCAACAAGGGCGAAATCAATATTGGAAATCTCAGACCCGGAAAATACATGATTCGCTACATTCTGAGCGACAACACTCAGAAAGTAACGCAAATCGTTAAACAATAA
- a CDS encoding ABC transporter ATP-binding protein — protein MLKAEHIIKTYDSGKKIALDDFSISVPKGSIYGLLGPNGAGKTSFIRIINQITKADSGDIHIDGEKLNPSHIRNIGYMPEERGLYKNMSIGDQILYFGELKGMSKNDALSEAKKWFEKLHIDQWWKKKLTELSKGMAQKIQFVVTVLHRPNLLILDEPFSGFDPVNANLIKDQIIDLKNNGTTIILSTHRMESVEEMCDYVALINNSKKIIDGRVFEVREKFKKNIFSVKLSEVNQENFNVFKEKFDVLNLKSEYSLTTFDIKNEISQNELITEVLKTGNIRTFEEKIPSMNEVFISAVSNNG, from the coding sequence ATGTTAAAAGCTGAGCATATTATAAAGACCTACGATTCGGGAAAAAAAATAGCACTGGACGATTTCAGTATCTCGGTTCCCAAAGGCAGTATTTACGGACTTCTAGGTCCCAACGGTGCAGGAAAAACATCATTTATCCGAATCATCAATCAGATTACCAAAGCAGATTCTGGCGACATTCATATTGATGGGGAGAAACTCAATCCATCACACATCAGAAACATAGGCTATATGCCTGAAGAGCGTGGTTTGTACAAAAACATGAGCATCGGAGACCAGATTCTCTATTTTGGTGAGCTAAAGGGAATGTCTAAAAATGATGCGCTTTCTGAAGCTAAGAAATGGTTTGAAAAACTTCACATCGACCAGTGGTGGAAGAAAAAACTAACAGAACTATCCAAAGGAATGGCTCAGAAAATCCAGTTTGTGGTGACGGTTTTGCACAGACCCAATCTTTTGATTTTGGATGAACCGTTTTCAGGTTTCGATCCGGTGAATGCCAATTTAATTAAAGATCAAATCATAGATTTAAAGAACAATGGGACAACCATCATTCTTTCCACCCACAGAATGGAAAGCGTGGAAGAAATGTGTGATTACGTGGCTTTGATCAATAATTCAAAAAAGATTATTGACGGAAGGGTTTTTGAGGTTCGTGAGAAATTCAAGAAGAATATTTTCTCTGTAAAACTTTCTGAAGTGAATCAGGAAAATTTCAATGTGTTTAAAGAAAAATTTGATGTTTTAAATCTGAAAAGCGAATACAGCCTGACAACATTTGACATTAAAAACGAAATTTCACAAAACGAACTCATCACCGAAGTTTTAAAAACCGGAAACATCAGGACTTTTGAGGAAAAAATCCCAAGCATGAATGAGGTATTC